Proteins encoded within one genomic window of Chelatococcus sp. HY11:
- a CDS encoding acyl-CoA dehydrogenase family protein, whose amino-acid sequence MNLRYSAEDEAFRDEVASFVRDNIDPAVACKVRDNLPLTKEEHVGWERTIGARGWAAPHWPVEHGGTGWGALRRFICEEALASECAPRVNPCGVSLIAPVIIHFGNAAQKAHYLPRILMSEDWWCQGFSEPNAGSDLASLRTRAERHGDHFRLNGQKTWTTQAQHANLMFCLARTDNSGRKQEGISVLIVDMNAPGVSVRPIITIEGTHEVNEVFFDNVKVPIENLVGEEGRGWSYAKFMLEYERFGTPETGRSKQQLARLKDVAGDAGRGGASLRDDPDFTARLAWVEIELMALEATMLRFLAEDAGGKRSVATDAAIPMLKVRGTDIQQELSELFMLAAGPRGMAWHHGLDARCDRNADTRWMTSSASHYFNWRKASIYGGSSEIQRQITAKNMAGL is encoded by the coding sequence ATGAATTTGCGCTACTCGGCAGAGGACGAGGCCTTCCGTGATGAAGTGGCTTCCTTCGTGCGCGACAACATTGATCCCGCGGTCGCTTGCAAGGTCCGGGATAACCTCCCCCTCACCAAGGAGGAGCATGTCGGCTGGGAGCGCACGATCGGCGCACGCGGCTGGGCCGCGCCACATTGGCCGGTTGAGCACGGCGGTACAGGGTGGGGCGCGCTACGCCGCTTCATCTGCGAAGAAGCGCTGGCATCGGAATGCGCCCCGCGCGTCAATCCCTGCGGCGTCTCGCTTATCGCCCCGGTCATCATCCATTTCGGCAATGCCGCGCAGAAGGCCCATTACCTCCCGCGCATCCTGATGAGCGAGGACTGGTGGTGCCAGGGCTTTTCGGAGCCGAATGCCGGCTCGGATCTTGCGTCGTTGCGTACGCGCGCGGAGCGACACGGTGACCACTTCAGGCTCAATGGCCAGAAGACATGGACCACGCAGGCCCAGCACGCGAACCTCATGTTTTGCCTGGCGCGGACCGACAATTCCGGCCGCAAGCAGGAGGGGATCAGCGTCCTGATCGTGGACATGAATGCGCCGGGCGTGTCGGTGCGTCCCATCATCACGATCGAGGGCACGCACGAGGTCAACGAGGTGTTCTTCGACAACGTCAAGGTGCCGATTGAGAACCTGGTCGGCGAGGAGGGCAGGGGCTGGAGCTACGCGAAATTCATGCTCGAATACGAGCGCTTCGGCACGCCTGAGACGGGTCGCTCCAAACAGCAGCTCGCGCGGTTGAAGGACGTCGCCGGTGACGCCGGACGGGGCGGCGCATCGTTGCGCGATGATCCTGATTTTACGGCGCGCCTGGCTTGGGTCGAGATCGAGCTGATGGCGCTCGAGGCGACCATGCTGCGCTTTCTGGCGGAGGATGCTGGCGGCAAGCGCAGCGTCGCGACAGACGCGGCGATCCCCATGCTCAAGGTGCGCGGCACGGACATCCAGCAGGAGCTGAGCGAACTCTTCATGCTGGCGGCCGGTCCGCGGGGCATGGCGTGGCATCACGGCCTTGACGCCCGATGTGACCGTAACGCCGACACCCGCTGGATGACCAGTTCGGCGTCGCACTACTTCAACTGGCGCAAGGCGTCGATCTACGGTGGATCGAGTGAGATCCAGCGCCAGATCACGGCCAAGAACATGGCGGGTCTCTGA
- a CDS encoding acyl-CoA dehydrogenase family protein — translation MVDITLTDEQRLLRETLERYLAREHAMEDRTALAGAAHTDERWAGFVEIGLPAVPVAADDGGIGGGGTEIAIVAEQLGRNLVATPYLETAVMAASVIEACVATELRRSLAEDIVSGRVFTVAHFEADSRFDAGHVRTSARREGTGFVLDGAKASIAWGDRADCLLVSALLDGDLAVFAVDPKGAGVEVKGYVTNDGQRGADLNLANVELDGGAMVVAPDQGRAAIDTAICRARIYLSCEAAAIMRHMCDLTRDYVGTRQQFGTSIGNFQVIQHRLVDMYSQTEQSLSMALLAADAWNAPAVERDRVTSAARALVARAGRFVGQNAVQLHGGIGMAWETPLSHYFKRLTMNGMQMGDESYHLRRFAALVRTEESTH, via the coding sequence ATGGTCGACATCACGCTGACGGATGAGCAGCGCCTGCTGCGCGAGACGCTCGAGCGCTATTTGGCACGTGAGCACGCGATGGAAGATCGCACCGCCCTGGCCGGCGCGGCACATACGGATGAACGCTGGGCCGGTTTCGTGGAGATCGGTCTGCCCGCTGTCCCCGTCGCCGCCGACGACGGCGGAATCGGTGGAGGCGGGACCGAGATCGCCATCGTCGCCGAACAGCTTGGCCGCAACCTCGTGGCGACGCCCTATCTGGAAACTGCCGTCATGGCGGCTTCCGTGATTGAGGCTTGCGTGGCGACCGAGCTCCGCCGATCACTGGCCGAGGATATCGTGTCAGGCCGCGTCTTCACTGTCGCTCATTTCGAGGCGGATTCTCGGTTCGACGCAGGCCACGTCAGGACGTCGGCGCGTCGCGAGGGCACCGGGTTCGTCTTGGATGGGGCCAAGGCGTCCATCGCCTGGGGCGACCGGGCCGACTGTTTGTTGGTATCGGCGTTGCTGGACGGCGATCTCGCGGTCTTCGCAGTGGATCCCAAGGGCGCCGGTGTCGAGGTCAAGGGCTACGTCACCAATGACGGACAACGCGGCGCCGACCTCAATCTGGCGAACGTGGAACTCGACGGCGGCGCTATGGTGGTGGCCCCGGATCAGGGCCGCGCCGCGATCGACACGGCAATCTGCCGGGCGCGGATCTACCTCTCCTGCGAGGCGGCGGCGATCATGCGGCATATGTGCGACCTGACGCGCGACTATGTCGGAACCCGCCAGCAATTCGGAACGTCCATCGGCAACTTCCAGGTTATCCAACATCGGCTGGTCGATATGTACAGCCAGACCGAGCAGTCGCTCTCCATGGCGCTGCTCGCCGCGGACGCATGGAACGCGCCGGCGGTGGAGCGCGACCGCGTGACGTCGGCCGCGCGGGCTCTGGTTGCTCGCGCGGGGCGTTTCGTCGGCCAGAATGCCGTGCAGTTGCACGGCGGTATCGGCATGGCGTGGGAGACGCCGCTCAGTCACTATTTCAAGCGCCTCACCATGAACGGCATGCAGATGGGCGATGAAAGCTACCACCTGCGTCGGTTCGCTGCGTTGGTGCGGACCGAGGAGAGCACGCACTGA
- a CDS encoding 3-hydroxyacyl-CoA dehydrogenase NAD-binding domain-containing protein, whose translation MKPARLTVEDGIGVITLNQAPINAVNQPMRAALAAAIAAAGDADVDAVVIIGENGVFSAGADVNEIERGLGSSNFYEAVGKPDANDVFNAIENFPRPVVAAVHGLALGGGMELALACHYRVALEGTRFGLPEAKLGIMPGAGGTQRLPRLAGVEKAMELMMEGAVIDANAARALGVVDAIADGDLLAYAKAFARTRADEPARAVSRRNERLVDVPDAVFEKAYAAAARKPHLLGPRRIVDAVKLATTAPFSEALAREWDFFKECAGSEAASGLIHHFLSERRVWKIPGLAKDTPQRKVERAAVIGSGTMGTGIAMSLLDADIPVCLLDASQASLDKRVDRIRSFYAGSVAKGRLSQAQAERRISLLSPVSGYSDIAKVDLVIEAVFERMDVKQSVFRELDRHVRAGAILATNTSTLDIDQIAAVTSRPQDVIGLHFFSPANIMRLVEIVRASRTADDVLATSQGLCRRMSKVGVVVGICDGFVGNRMVDPYLREAQELVLEGATPTEVDTALTDFGLAMGVLAMLDMAGLDVRWDVEKRRIAEGNWPGNSPMLIKALFDTGSYGQKNGVGFYRYEKGNRTPLPNPGLEPLVAAEAARLSIARRDNGADEIVRRCLYGMINEAAKILEEGVALRASDIDVIYTAGYGFPAWRGGPMKYADTVGLPALLATIDDYHRRYGERWRPAELLVRLARAGSSFAERDRAVAA comes from the coding sequence CTTGGTTCATCGAATTTCTATGAGGCGGTAGGCAAGCCGGACGCTAATGACGTCTTCAACGCCATCGAGAATTTTCCGCGTCCCGTCGTGGCGGCAGTCCATGGTCTGGCGCTGGGCGGCGGCATGGAGCTGGCGCTGGCTTGCCACTACAGGGTGGCCCTCGAGGGGACCCGGTTCGGGCTTCCCGAAGCCAAGCTCGGCATCATGCCGGGGGCCGGCGGCACGCAGCGGCTCCCACGCCTTGCGGGGGTCGAAAAGGCGATGGAGCTGATGATGGAGGGCGCTGTCATCGATGCCAACGCCGCCCGAGCACTGGGCGTGGTCGATGCGATCGCCGACGGCGACCTGCTGGCATACGCGAAGGCCTTCGCGCGTACGCGGGCCGACGAGCCGGCGCGTGCCGTGAGCCGCCGTAACGAGCGACTGGTGGATGTTCCGGACGCGGTTTTCGAGAAGGCCTATGCTGCTGCCGCGCGCAAGCCGCATCTGCTTGGTCCGCGGCGGATCGTCGATGCCGTGAAGCTGGCGACGACGGCCCCGTTCAGCGAGGCTTTGGCGCGCGAGTGGGATTTTTTCAAGGAATGCGCGGGCTCGGAGGCGGCGTCCGGGCTCATTCATCATTTCCTGTCCGAGCGCCGCGTATGGAAGATTCCGGGTCTCGCCAAAGACACGCCCCAACGCAAGGTCGAGCGCGCTGCCGTGATCGGTTCGGGCACGATGGGTACCGGCATCGCGATGAGCTTGCTTGATGCCGACATACCTGTTTGCCTCCTCGATGCCTCGCAGGCCTCGCTCGACAAACGGGTGGATCGCATTCGCTCCTTCTATGCCGGATCCGTGGCAAAGGGTCGTCTGAGCCAGGCGCAAGCCGAGCGCCGCATCTCCCTGCTATCGCCCGTCTCCGGCTACTCCGACATAGCCAAGGTCGATCTTGTCATCGAGGCGGTCTTTGAACGCATGGATGTCAAGCAGTCGGTGTTCAGAGAACTCGACCGCCATGTACGCGCGGGCGCCATTCTGGCGACCAATACCTCGACGCTCGACATCGACCAGATCGCCGCGGTGACCAGCCGTCCCCAGGACGTCATCGGTCTTCATTTCTTCAGCCCGGCGAACATCATGCGGCTCGTCGAGATCGTGCGCGCATCGAGGACGGCCGACGACGTCCTGGCGACGAGCCAGGGGTTATGCCGGCGCATGAGCAAGGTCGGCGTCGTGGTCGGCATATGCGACGGGTTCGTCGGCAACCGGATGGTCGATCCCTACCTGCGTGAAGCGCAGGAACTGGTGCTCGAAGGCGCGACGCCGACTGAGGTCGACACCGCGCTCACCGATTTCGGCCTCGCCATGGGCGTGCTGGCTATGCTGGACATGGCGGGTCTGGATGTGCGCTGGGACGTGGAAAAGCGTCGCATCGCCGAGGGGAACTGGCCCGGGAACTCGCCCATGCTCATCAAGGCGCTGTTTGATACAGGGAGTTACGGACAGAAGAACGGCGTCGGCTTCTACCGCTACGAGAAGGGGAATCGCACGCCGCTACCTAATCCTGGGTTGGAGCCTTTGGTCGCCGCTGAGGCGGCGCGGTTGTCGATCGCGCGGCGGGACAATGGCGCCGACGAAATCGTTCGCCGTTGCCTCTACGGAATGATCAACGAGGCGGCAAAGATCCTCGAGGAAGGTGTTGCACTGCGCGCGAGCGACATCGACGTCATCTATACGGCTGGATACGGTTTCCCGGCATGGCGGGGGGGACCCATGAAATACGCCGATACGGTGGGTCTGCCCGCGCTGCTCGCGACCATTGACGATTATCACCGCCGCTATGGCGAGCGCTGGCGACCCGCAGAGCTGTTGGTGAGGCTGGCGCGCGCCGGCAGCAGCTTCGCGGAGCGCGACCGCGCGGTTGCGGCGTGA